The Methanocaldococcus jannaschii DSM 2661 genome has a segment encoding these proteins:
- the rplX gene encoding 50S ribosomal protein L24, with amino-acid sequence MAFTKSKQPRKQRKALFNAPLHLRRKVMSAMLSKELKEKLGKNAIPVRKGDVVRIMRGDFKGLEGEVIKVDLKRYRIYVEGANNKRQDGREVPYPIHPSNVMIIKLYDKDEKRFKHIKNE; translated from the coding sequence ATGGCTTTTACAAAGTCAAAACAACCAAGAAAACAGAGAAAGGCATTATTTAACGCTCCTCTCCACTTAAGAAGAAAAGTTATGTCTGCAATGTTATCAAAGGAGTTGAAGGAGAAGTTAGGTAAAAACGCTATCCCAGTTAGAAAAGGAGATGTTGTTAGAATAATGAGAGGAGATTTCAAAGGATTAGAAGGAGAAGTTATCAAAGTTGATTTAAAGAGATACAGAATATATGTTGAAGGAGCAAACAACAAGAGACAAGATGGAAGAGAAGTTCCATATCCAATCCATCCATCAAATGTTATGATTATCAAGTTGTATGACAAGGATGAAAAAAGATTCAAACATATCAAAAATGAATAA
- a CDS encoding 30S ribosomal protein S14 has translation MAKKPWKKKYGYGIRPCQRCGHVGPGLIRKYGLNLCRQCFREIAHKLGFKKLD, from the coding sequence ATGGCAAAAAAACCATGGAAAAAGAAATATGGTTATGGAATTAGACCATGCCAAAGATGTGGGCATGTAGGTCCAGGTTTAATCAGAAAGTATGGATTAAATCTCTGCAGACAGTGCTTTAGGGAAATAGCTCACAAGTTAGGATTTAAAAAATTAGATTAA
- a CDS encoding 50S ribosomal protein L6, with product MPVAAYIEERVKIPENVQVEINNNEVVVKSGGKELRRRFEHPKIVIKKEGDEIVIFCEYPRRKDKAMVGTIRAHINNMIKGVTEGFTYKLKIRYAHFPMKVSVKGNEVIIENFLGEKHPRRARIMEGVTVKISGEDVIVTGIDKEKVGQTAANIEQATRIKGRDPRVFQDGIYIVEKAGKAI from the coding sequence ATGCCAGTTGCCGCCTATATTGAGGAAAGGGTAAAAATCCCTGAAAATGTTCAAGTTGAGATAAACAATAATGAAGTTGTTGTAAAAAGTGGAGGAAAAGAGTTAAGAAGAAGATTTGAGCATCCAAAAATTGTAATTAAAAAAGAAGGAGATGAAATAGTTATCTTCTGTGAATATCCAAGAAGAAAAGACAAGGCCATGGTTGGGACTATAAGGGCACATATAAACAATATGATTAAAGGAGTTACTGAAGGATTTACATACAAATTAAAGATTAGGTATGCACACTTCCCAATGAAAGTTAGCGTTAAAGGTAATGAAGTTATCATTGAAAACTTCTTAGGGGAGAAACACCCAAGAAGAGCAAGAATTATGGAAGGAGTTACCGTTAAGATTAGTGGAGAGGATGTCATAGTTACAGGAATTGACAAGGAAAAAGTTGGACAAACTGCTGCTAACATAGAGCAGGCAACAAGAATTAAAGGAAGAGACCCAAGAGTCTTCCAGGATGGAATTTACATTGTAGAGAAAGCTGGAAAAGCTATCTAA
- a CDS encoding 50S ribosomal protein L18, producing the protein MATGPTYRVKFRRRREAKTDYRKRLKLLLSRKPRLVARRTLNHCIAQIVLYDEKGDKTVVSAHSRELIKLGYKGHTGNLPSAYLTGYLLGKKALAKGYTEAVLDIGLHRATKGNAIFAILKGALDAGMEIPHGEEILPSEERIRGEHIKAYAEMLKEQDEERYKKQFSKYLEKGLEPEKLPEHFEEIKAKIDSMF; encoded by the coding sequence ATGGCAACAGGTCCAACTTATAGGGTTAAGTTTAGAAGAAGAAGAGAAGCAAAAACTGACTACAGAAAAAGATTAAAATTATTATTATCAAGAAAACCAAGATTAGTAGCAAGAAGAACTTTGAATCACTGCATTGCTCAAATTGTATTGTATGATGAGAAGGGAGATAAAACAGTTGTTTCAGCTCATTCAAGAGAGTTGATTAAATTGGGTTATAAGGGGCATACAGGAAACTTGCCATCAGCATACTTAACAGGTTACTTATTAGGTAAGAAAGCTTTAGCCAAAGGTTACACTGAAGCAGTTTTAGATATTGGATTGCACAGAGCTACAAAAGGTAATGCAATATTTGCAATATTAAAAGGAGCTTTAGATGCGGGTATGGAAATTCCACACGGAGAAGAAATATTACCATCAGAAGAAAGGATAAGAGGGGAACACATAAAGGCTTATGCCGAAATGTTAAAAGAACAGGATGAAGAAAGATACAAGAAACAGTTCTCAAAATATTTGGAGAAGGGATTAGAACCAGAAAAATTGCCAGAACACTTTGAAGAAATAAAGGCAAAAATAGACAGTATGTTCTAA
- the secY gene encoding preprotein translocase subunit SecY, with amino-acid sequence MKKLIPILEKIPEVELPVKEITFKEKLKWTGIVLVLYFIMGCIDVYTAGAQIPAIFEFWQTITASRIGTLITLGIGPIVTAGIIMQLLVGSGIIQMDLSIPENRALFQGCQKLLSIIMCFVEAVLFVGAGAFGILTPLLAFLVIIQIAFGSIILIYLDEIVSKYGIGSGIGLFIAAGVSQTIFVGALGPEGYLWKFLNSLIQGVPNIEYIAPIIGTIIVFLMVVYAECMRVEIPLAHGRIKGAVGKYPIKFVYVSNIPVILAAALFANIQLWGLALYRMGIPILGHYEGGRAVDGIAYYLSTPYGLSSVISDPIHAIVYMIAMIITCVMFGIFWVETTGLDPKSMAKRIGSLGMAIKGFRKSEKAIEHRLKRYIPPLTVMSSAFVGFLATIANFIGALGGGTGVLLTVSIVYRMYEQLLREKVSELHPAIAKLLNK; translated from the coding sequence ATGAAAAAGTTAATTCCAATATTAGAAAAAATTCCAGAGGTTGAATTGCCAGTTAAGGAGATAACATTTAAAGAGAAACTTAAATGGACGGGAATAGTTTTGGTTCTTTATTTCATTATGGGATGTATTGATGTTTATACAGCAGGAGCTCAAATTCCAGCGATATTTGAGTTTTGGCAGACAATTACAGCATCAAGAATTGGAACGCTTATAACCTTGGGGATTGGACCCATAGTTACAGCTGGAATTATTATGCAGTTATTGGTTGGTTCAGGAATTATCCAAATGGACTTATCAATTCCAGAAAATAGGGCTTTGTTTCAAGGATGTCAGAAGCTTTTATCTATAATAATGTGTTTTGTTGAAGCAGTTCTATTCGTTGGGGCTGGTGCATTTGGAATTTTAACACCATTGTTAGCATTTTTAGTAATTATTCAAATAGCCTTTGGTTCAATAATATTAATTTATTTGGATGAAATTGTTTCAAAGTATGGTATTGGTTCAGGTATTGGGTTGTTTATTGCTGCAGGAGTTTCACAAACAATATTTGTTGGAGCATTAGGTCCAGAGGGATATTTATGGAAGTTTTTAAATTCATTAATTCAAGGAGTTCCAAATATTGAATATATAGCCCCAATAATTGGGACAATAATCGTCTTCTTAATGGTAGTTTATGCTGAATGTATGAGGGTGGAAATCCCATTAGCTCATGGGAGAATTAAAGGAGCTGTTGGAAAATACCCAATAAAGTTTGTTTATGTCTCAAATATCCCAGTTATATTAGCAGCTGCGTTATTTGCAAATATACAACTTTGGGGTTTGGCGTTATATAGAATGGGAATTCCGATACTTGGACATTATGAAGGTGGAAGGGCGGTAGATGGAATTGCCTATTACCTTTCAACTCCTTATGGTTTATCAAGTGTGATTTCAGACCCGATACATGCAATAGTATATATGATAGCAATGATAATTACTTGTGTTATGTTTGGTATATTTTGGGTAGAAACGACTGGATTAGACCCAAAAAGTATGGCTAAAAGAATTGGTTCATTAGGTATGGCAATTAAAGGATTTAGAAAGAGTGAAAAAGCAATAGAGCATAGATTAAAAAGATATATTCCTCCACTAACAGTTATGAGCTCCGCATTCGTTGGATTTTTGGCTACAATAGCCAATTTCATTGGAGCTTTAGGAGGAGGAACAGGGGTTTTATTAACCGTCTCTATTGTATATAGAATGTATGAACAACTCTTAAGAGAGAAGGTGAGTGAGTTGCACCCAGCAATAGCAAAATTATTAAATAAGTAA
- a CDS encoding 50S ribosomal protein L5, which produces MSFEELWQKNPMLKPRIEKVVVNFGVGESGDRLTKGAQVIEELTGQKPIRTRAKQTNPSFGIRKKLPIGLKVTLRGKKAEEFLKNAFEAFQKEGKKLYDYSFDDYGNFSFGIHEHIDFPGQKYDPMIGIFGMDVCVTLERPGFRVKRRKRCRAKIPRRHRLTREEAIEFIEKTFGVKVERVLLEEEEETQ; this is translated from the coding sequence ATGAGCTTTGAAGAGTTATGGCAGAAGAATCCAATGCTAAAACCAAGAATTGAAAAAGTTGTTGTCAATTTCGGAGTAGGAGAGAGTGGAGATAGATTAACAAAAGGAGCTCAAGTTATTGAAGAGCTAACAGGACAAAAACCAATAAGAACAAGAGCTAAGCAAACAAACCCATCATTTGGAATTAGAAAGAAGTTACCAATTGGGTTAAAAGTCACATTAAGAGGAAAGAAGGCAGAAGAGTTTTTAAAGAATGCATTTGAAGCCTTCCAAAAAGAAGGTAAAAAATTATATGATTATTCATTTGACGATTACGGAAACTTCTCATTTGGTATTCATGAGCATATAGACTTCCCTGGACAAAAATACGACCCAATGATTGGTATCTTTGGGATGGACGTCTGTGTTACCTTAGAGAGACCTGGATTTAGAGTTAAGAGAAGAAAAAGATGCAGAGCTAAGATTCCAAGAAGACATAGATTAACAAGAGAAGAGGCAATTGAATTTATAGAAAAAACATTTGGAGTTAAAGTTGAAAGAGTCTTGTTAGAGGAGGAAGAAGAAACACAATAA
- a CDS encoding 50S ribosomal protein L14: MKAIGSKPVRALPVGARCICADNTGAKEVEIIAVRNYKGVARRLPTARVGDMVIVTVKKGTPEMRKQVLPAVVIRQRKEIRRPDGTRVKFADNAVVIVTPDGNPKGSDIKGPVAKEAAERWPGIARIAKIII; this comes from the coding sequence ATGAAAGCAATTGGTTCAAAACCTGTTAGGGCTTTACCTGTTGGAGCGAGATGTATCTGTGCTGATAACACCGGAGCTAAGGAAGTTGAAATCATCGCAGTAAGAAACTACAAAGGGGTTGCAAGAAGATTGCCAACAGCAAGAGTAGGAGATATGGTAATAGTTACAGTTAAAAAAGGAACTCCTGAAATGAGAAAACAGGTTTTGCCAGCAGTTGTTATTAGACAGAGAAAAGAGATTAGAAGACCAGATGGAACAAGAGTTAAGTTTGCAGATAATGCAGTTGTTATAGTAACACCAGATGGAAACCCAAAGGGTTCAGATATTAAGGGGCCTGTTGCTAAGGAAGCTGCTGAAAGATGGCCAGGTATTGCAAGAATTGCTAAGATAATCATTTAA
- a CDS encoding uL15 family ribosomal protein — translation MIRKKKKVKKIRGSRTCGGGSHKKRRGAGNKGGRGMAGGHKHKWTWIIKYCPDYFGKYGFKRHPSLVKRLETINVGELEEIVLKNPDKFEKEDDKFVVDVIELGYEKVLGKGKVTIPMIVKAVEVSEKAREKIEAVGGEVVEL, via the coding sequence ATGATTAGAAAAAAGAAAAAAGTTAAAAAAATTAGAGGTTCAAGAACCTGTGGAGGAGGAAGCCACAAGAAGAGAAGAGGGGCTGGAAACAAGGGAGGAAGAGGAATGGCTGGTGGGCATAAGCACAAATGGACGTGGATTATAAAATACTGCCCTGATTACTTTGGAAAGTATGGATTCAAGAGACACCCAAGCTTAGTTAAAAGATTAGAAACAATAAATGTTGGAGAGCTTGAAGAGATTGTATTAAAAAACCCAGATAAATTTGAAAAAGAAGATGATAAATTTGTTGTTGATGTAATTGAGTTAGGTTATGAGAAAGTTTTAGGTAAAGGAAAAGTTACAATCCCAATGATTGTTAAAGCAGTTGAAGTTTCAGAGAAAGCAAGAGAGAAGATTGAGGCAGTAGGTGGAGAGGTTGTTGAACTCTAA
- a CDS encoding 30S ribosomal protein S4e, with protein MAKKGPKRHLKRLAAPVRWELPRKIHKFTVRPLPGAHPMSESLPLLLIVRDILKYADNAREAKKIIKMGKVLVDGRVRKEEKLPVGLMDVVSLPDANENYRVLFDRKGRIKLKPTENPDVKLCKIKNKTVIKGGHIQLNLHDGRNIVIKVSDPTKAEEDVYKTGDTLLISIPEQEIKAHIPFEVGKLAYITGGKHVGDFAKIVEIERRGIYPDIVTLENMDGEKFKTVKDYVFVVGDEEPIIKL; from the coding sequence ATGGCAAAAAAAGGTCCAAAAAGACATTTAAAAAGATTGGCAGCTCCAGTTAGATGGGAGTTACCAAGAAAGATTCACAAATTCACAGTTAGACCATTACCAGGAGCACACCCAATGAGTGAGTCATTACCATTACTGTTAATCGTTAGAGACATTTTAAAGTATGCCGATAACGCAAGAGAAGCAAAGAAAATCATTAAAATGGGTAAAGTTTTAGTTGATGGAAGAGTTAGGAAGGAAGAAAAGCTTCCAGTTGGATTAATGGATGTTGTCTCATTACCAGATGCAAATGAAAATTACAGAGTTTTATTTGATAGAAAGGGAAGAATTAAATTAAAACCAACAGAAAATCCAGATGTAAAATTATGTAAAATTAAAAACAAGACTGTTATTAAAGGAGGACACATACAGCTCAATTTACACGATGGAAGAAATATCGTTATAAAAGTTTCAGACCCTACAAAGGCAGAAGAAGATGTCTATAAAACAGGAGACACATTATTAATCTCAATCCCTGAACAAGAAATTAAAGCTCATATACCATTTGAAGTTGGTAAATTAGCATACATTACAGGAGGAAAACACGTCGGTGATTTCGCTAAAATCGTTGAGATTGAGAGAAGAGGAATATATCCTGATATCGTTACATTAGAAAACATGGATGGAGAGAAGTTCAAAACAGTTAAAGACTATGTCTTCGTTGTTGGAGACGAAGAGCCAATAATTAAATTATAA
- the rpmD gene encoding 50S ribosomal protein L30, with protein sequence MAYAVIRIRGRVGVRRDIADTLKMLRLHKVNHCVIIPETETFKGMLQKVKDYVTWGEIDKDTLVKLILKRGRLPGNKKVNPEIIKELTGMDVEELAEKIINGEIKLKETPLKPVFRLHPPRKGFERGGIKKPFSVGGALGYRGEKINELLEKMM encoded by the coding sequence ATGGCTTATGCTGTCATTAGGATAAGAGGGAGAGTTGGTGTAAGGAGAGATATAGCAGATACACTGAAAATGTTGAGATTGCACAAAGTAAATCACTGTGTAATAATTCCAGAAACAGAAACATTTAAAGGAATGTTACAAAAAGTTAAAGACTACGTGACATGGGGAGAAATTGATAAAGATACATTGGTTAAATTAATTTTAAAGAGAGGAAGATTACCAGGAAATAAAAAAGTTAATCCAGAAATCATAAAGGAGCTTACAGGAATGGATGTTGAAGAATTGGCAGAAAAGATTATAAATGGAGAAATTAAATTAAAAGAAACTCCATTAAAACCTGTATTCAGATTACACCCTCCAAGAAAAGGATTTGAAAGAGGAGGTATTAAAAAACCATTCAGTGTTGGAGGAGCTTTAGGTTACAGAGGAGAGAAGATTAATGAGTTATTAGAAAAGATGATGTAA
- a CDS encoding adenylate kinase, which yields MKNKVVVIVGVPGVGSTTVTNKAIEELKKEGIEYKIVNFGTVMFEIAKEEGLVEHRDQLRKLPPEEQKRIQKLAGKKIAEMAKEFNIVVDTHSTIKTPKGYLPGLPAWVLEELNPDIIVLVEAENDEILMRRLKDETRQRDFESTEDIGEHIFMNRCAAMTYAVLTGATVKIIKNRDFLLDKAVQELIEVLK from the coding sequence ATGAAAAACAAGGTTGTGGTGATTGTAGGAGTTCCAGGAGTTGGTTCAACAACAGTAACTAATAAGGCAATTGAGGAGTTAAAAAAGGAAGGAATTGAATATAAAATAGTTAATTTTGGGACTGTGATGTTTGAAATAGCTAAAGAAGAGGGTTTAGTAGAGCATAGAGACCAATTAAGGAAGTTGCCTCCAGAAGAACAGAAGAGGATACAAAAATTAGCAGGAAAAAAGATTGCTGAAATGGCTAAAGAATTCAATATAGTTGTTGATACACATAGCACAATAAAAACACCTAAAGGTTATCTCCCAGGGCTTCCAGCATGGGTTTTGGAGGAGTTAAATCCTGATATCATTGTTTTAGTTGAAGCAGAGAACGATGAGATATTGATGAGAAGATTAAAGGATGAAACAAGACAGAGAGATTTCGAATCAACAGAAGATATTGGAGAACATATCTTTATGAATAGATGTGCGGCTATGACTTATGCTGTTTTAACAGGAGCAACAGTTAAAATTATTAAAAATAGAGACTTTTTATTAGATAAAGCAGTTCAAGAACTTATTGAAGTTCTCAAATAA
- a CDS encoding EMC3/TMCO1 family protein, with protein sequence MFGSIFDIYYKTLDAIFMPIIKVLHPALAILIIAIIVSLIINIATKLLVDQKRVAELKKEIQEFQVKFKKMSKNPEMMEKLQEEQQRIMQLNAELMKMSFRPMIYTWVPIILIFIYLRHVYGFGGVYQELNPGWNGVVVYLPIILSKILFIDFWHWLGSIFYKGGFKIVSNTALGWLGWYILCSFATSTVLRKILGIK encoded by the coding sequence ATGTTTGGTTCTATATTTGACATATATTATAAAACCTTGGATGCAATTTTCATGCCTATAATAAAAGTTCTACATCCCGCTTTAGCAATTTTAATTATTGCAATAATTGTCTCTTTAATCATAAATATAGCTACAAAACTTTTAGTTGACCAGAAGAGAGTTGCTGAACTAAAAAAGGAGATTCAGGAATTTCAGGTTAAATTTAAAAAAATGTCTAAAAATCCTGAAATGATGGAAAAACTTCAAGAAGAACAACAGAGAATTATGCAACTCAACGCTGAATTAATGAAGATGAGTTTTAGGCCGATGATATATACATGGGTTCCAATAATTTTAATATTTATTTATTTGAGGCATGTTTATGGGTTTGGTGGAGTTTATCAAGAGTTAAATCCTGGTTGGAATGGAGTTGTTGTGTATCTACCTATAATATTGTCAAAGATTTTGTTTATTGATTTCTGGCACTGGCTTGGTTCAATATTTTATAAAGGAGGATTTAAAATAGTTTCTAACACTGCCTTAGGTTGGTTAGGTTGGTATATTCTCTGTTCATTCGCAACATCTACTGTATTGAGAAAGATACTTGGAATAAAATAA
- the rpsE gene encoding 30S ribosomal protein S5: MRFNIDEWEPKTTIGRMVKEGQITDIDYILDNNLPILEPEIVDALLPDLEEKVLDVKLVQRMHKSGRRARFRATVVVGNRNGYVGVGKGKAKEVGPAIRKAIAQAKKNIIRVKRGCGSWECGCGTPHSIPYKGYGKCGSTAIEILPAPKGVGLVAGDVAKAVLGLAGIKDVWTKTFGETRTTYNFAMATFEALKSLNFTRTMEKHKEKLGIVEGRVL; encoded by the coding sequence ATGAGATTTAATATAGATGAGTGGGAACCAAAAACCACTATTGGAAGAATGGTTAAGGAAGGGCAGATAACTGATATTGATTACATTTTAGATAACAATCTGCCAATCTTAGAGCCTGAGATTGTCGATGCTTTATTACCAGATTTAGAAGAGAAAGTTTTAGATGTTAAGTTAGTCCAGAGAATGCACAAGTCAGGGAGAAGAGCAAGATTTAGAGCTACAGTTGTTGTAGGAAACAGAAATGGTTATGTTGGTGTTGGAAAAGGTAAAGCTAAAGAAGTTGGGCCAGCAATTAGAAAGGCAATAGCTCAGGCAAAGAAAAACATTATTAGAGTTAAGAGAGGTTGCGGTTCTTGGGAGTGTGGTTGTGGAACACCTCACTCAATCCCATACAAGGGTTATGGGAAGTGTGGAAGTACTGCAATAGAGATATTACCAGCTCCAAAAGGGGTTGGTTTAGTTGCTGGGGATGTTGCTAAGGCAGTTTTAGGTTTAGCAGGAATTAAAGATGTTTGGACAAAGACATTTGGAGAGACAAGAACAACTTACAACTTCGCAATGGCTACATTTGAAGCATTAAAGAGCTTGAACTTTACAAGAACTATGGAAAAACACAAAGAGAAGTTGGGAATTGTTGAAGGAAGAGTCTTATAA
- a CDS encoding 50S ribosomal protein L19e translates to MDVSVQRRMAAEILKCGIERVWIDPTQLDRVKMAMSKDDIRALIKEGVIKKKQKKGISSARVKKLKEQRKKGRRRGPGSRRGAAGARTPPKERWMATIRALRKTLKQLRDSGKIDRKVYRKLYRMAKGGAFRSRSHLFLYMREHELLK, encoded by the coding sequence ATGGATGTATCCGTTCAAAGAAGAATGGCGGCTGAGATATTAAAATGTGGAATAGAGAGGGTTTGGATTGACCCAACTCAATTAGATAGAGTCAAAATGGCAATGTCAAAAGATGATATAAGAGCTCTAATTAAAGAAGGAGTTATTAAGAAAAAGCAGAAGAAAGGAATTAGCAGTGCGAGAGTTAAAAAGTTGAAAGAGCAGAGAAAAAAGGGTAGAAGAAGAGGTCCAGGTTCAAGAAGAGGAGCTGCTGGTGCAAGAACTCCACCAAAAGAAAGATGGATGGCTACAATTAGAGCTTTAAGAAAAACTCTTAAACAGTTGAGAGATTCTGGAAAAATTGATAGAAAAGTTTATAGAAAACTTTACAGAATGGCAAAAGGAGGAGCATTTAGAAGTAGAAGCCACCTCTTCCTTTACATGAGAGAACACGAACTCTTAAAATAA
- a CDS encoding 30S ribosomal protein S8: MSLMDPLANALNHISNCERVGKKVVYIKPASKLIGRVLKVMQDNGYIGEFEFIEDGRAGIFKVELIGKINKCGAIKPRFPVKKFGYEKFEKRYLPARDFGILIVSTTQGVMSHEEAKKRGLGGRLLAYVY, translated from the coding sequence ATGAGTTTAATGGACCCACTAGCAAACGCATTAAACCATATCTCTAACTGTGAGAGAGTGGGTAAAAAGGTAGTGTATATAAAACCAGCCTCTAAGTTAATTGGAAGGGTTTTAAAAGTTATGCAAGATAACGGCTACATAGGAGAGTTTGAATTTATAGAAGATGGTAGAGCTGGAATATTTAAAGTTGAGTTAATAGGGAAGATAAACAAGTGTGGAGCAATAAAACCAAGATTCCCAGTTAAAAAATTTGGCTATGAGAAATTTGAAAAGAGATACTTACCAGCAAGAGACTTTGGTATATTGATTGTTTCAACAACACAGGGAGTTATGAGCCACGAAGAAGCTAAAAAGAGAGGCTTAGGAGGAAGGTTGTTAGCTTATGTCTATTAA
- a CDS encoding TIGR00288 family NYN domain-containing protein, giving the protein MWKKLESLTSKIYEKARKRKGEHRIALLIDGPNMLRKEFNIDLDKIREVLSEFGDIVIGRVYLNQYASDKLIEAVINQGFEPKISAGDVDVEMAVDATELVFNPNIDTIAYVTRDADFLPAIRKAKERGKKVIVIGAEPGFSTALQNIADYVIKIGEEFQLDREKLEKKKKNKFLKVEEKQKDKEETENREEP; this is encoded by the coding sequence ATGTGGAAGAAATTGGAAAGCTTAACAAGTAAAATTTATGAAAAGGCGAGAAAAAGAAAGGGGGAGCATAGAATTGCATTGTTAATTGATGGACCAAACATGCTTAGAAAAGAATTTAACATTGATTTAGATAAAATTAGAGAGGTTTTAAGTGAATTTGGCGATATTGTTATTGGCAGGGTTTATTTGAACCAATATGCATCAGATAAATTAATAGAGGCCGTTATAAACCAAGGTTTTGAACCAAAGATATCTGCTGGAGATGTGGATGTTGAAATGGCTGTAGATGCCACTGAGCTCGTGTTTAATCCAAATATTGACACCATTGCCTATGTAACAAGAGATGCTGACTTTCTTCCAGCAATTAGAAAGGCAAAAGAAAGGGGAAAAAAGGTTATAGTTATTGGAGCTGAGCCTGGTTTTTCAACGGCTTTACAGAATATTGCTGATTATGTAATTAAAATTGGAGAGGAATTCCAATTAGATAGAGAAAAATTAGAGAAAAAGAAGAAAAATAAATTTTTAAAAGTTGAGGAAAAACAGAAAGATAAAGAAGAAACTGAAAATAGAGAAGAACCTTAA
- a CDS encoding 50S ribosomal protein L32e, with the protein MNRLLRLRFKLKMKKPDFIRQEAHRHKRLGEKWRRPKGRHSKMRLKWKEKPPVVEIGYRSPKAVRGLHPSGLEDVLVYNVKDLEKLNPETQGARIASTVGKRKKIEIIIRARELGIRILNISEEKQEELLKLAEKQEAQEVNETNE; encoded by the coding sequence ATGAACAGGCTGTTAAGATTAAGATTTAAATTAAAAATGAAAAAGCCTGACTTTATAAGGCAAGAAGCTCACAGACACAAAAGGTTGGGAGAGAAGTGGAGAAGACCAAAAGGAAGACACAGTAAGATGAGATTAAAGTGGAAGGAAAAACCTCCAGTTGTTGAGATTGGTTACAGAAGCCCTAAGGCAGTAAGAGGCTTACACCCAAGTGGATTGGAGGATGTTTTGGTTTATAATGTAAAAGATTTAGAGAAATTAAATCCAGAAACACAGGGAGCAAGAATAGCTTCAACAGTTGGTAAAAGAAAGAAAATTGAAATTATCATAAGAGCAAGAGAGTTAGGAATAAGAATCTTAAACATATCAGAAGAGAAACAGGAAGAGTTGTTAAAATTAGCTGAAAAACAGGAAGCTCAAGAAGTTAATGAAACTAACGAATAA